One Triticum dicoccoides isolate Atlit2015 ecotype Zavitan chromosome 3B, WEW_v2.0, whole genome shotgun sequence genomic window, TTTCAGGCGAAGTTCAGGGTATTCATCAAATGCTGATAGCATCTCTGGCTCAATCTTCCAATCCTTATTCTTGGCATTCCTTTTGCCGCGTATCCTACCCATAAGATCTTTATAAGTTTCCTCGTTGTCAGACTCTTCTGGTCCAGCAGAGGATTCTTCAACAGAATCAGCAGAGTTTTCTGAACAATCTGAATCATCTACTATAAAATTTTCCATATTATCATCCTCTTCTGAATCATCCTCGCTCTCTTCATGCTTCTTGGGTTCAAAAAACTCAAGTTCCCGACGTGTAGGTCGCATCCTCTTTGATTGACCTTTAGTTAACCGAGCCAAGCGCCTTGTTGCCAGAGTAGAACGCCCCTCCATCTGATATAATTCACCATCGTCATCCTCACTCTCAATCCCTGTCATAATTAGAGGTGAAACAGGTTTTTGATTAGCCACACGAACACCCTCACTGCCATCCTCACTCTCACTGTCACTGACTCCACGCAATGCACGTTTCCTGCTGCTTGTAACACGCACCTCCCCTTCTCCATGCCCTTGACCATTCTCATCTTCATCCTCACTCTCACTGTCACTGATTACCCGTGTCGCTGCACGCTTCTTGCCTCGCGGCGTGCTCAAAACATCATCGTCATCCAGAATCAAATTGCCATCACACCGAACTCTCCCATGGTCTCGTCCACCACCTCCATCGGCGTCCTTAATCTCGTCTGCAACACCCCTCTTGCTGGTCACCACCCGCACCGCACACTTGCTAGGAGTCGGGACCGGAGGAACGCCCTCCTCCCCGCTCTCCCCGTTGTTGACACCCACAGCCATCCCCTCTTCCTCGCCGTCGCTGACCTCTATGACATCATTCATCGCATGCCCTCCAACGATGTCGGCTGACTTTTGCTTTTTTCCGCCGAGACCCTCCTCCAATCGACCAAAGGTTGGACCCTTTTTGCCTCTACGGTTCACCGCAACTCCCTCAGACATGGCCTTCCTCAAGCGCGCGTTCTCGGCTTCGAGGAGCAAGACCCTAGCCTCCAGGTCGGCGATGCGGGACGACTTGGCGGCGAGCTCGGCCTTGAGGGCGTCGACCTTCTTCGCAATCTCCGCGACGCccatctccggcggcggcggg contains:
- the LOC119275472 gene encoding sarcoplasmic reticulum histidine-rich calcium-binding protein-like yields the protein MGVAEIAKKVDALKAELAAKSSRIADLEARVLLLEAENARLRKAMSEGVAVNRRGKKGPTFGRLEEGLGGKKQKSADIVGGHAMNDVIEVSDGEEEGMAVGVNNGESGEEGVPPVPTPSKCAVRVVTSKRGVADEIKDADGGGGRDHGRVRCDGNLILDDDDVLSTPRGKKRAATRVISDSESEDEDENGQGHGEGEVRVTSSRKRALRGVSDSESEDGSEGVRVANQKPVSPLIMTGIESEDDDGELYQMEGRSTLATRRLARLTKGQSKRMRPTRRELEFFEPKKHEESEDDSEEDDNMENFIVDDSDCSENSADSVEESSAGPEESDNEETYKDLMGRIRGKRNAKNKDWKIEPEMLSAFDEYPELRLKAVCALYRKQTQEEQAEKATIMHNKKGFNQIDARRGSHIAQFLLDGDAAGPLKKTAQDLEKYDWYALEFCHKMALRYSKQLFAIYQNKEDPYFP